A segment of the Toxotes jaculatrix isolate fToxJac2 chromosome 2, fToxJac2.pri, whole genome shotgun sequence genome:
TTGACAATTCCTACATGTGGGTTGAGTGTTGTAAAAGGGTaagcagccacagcaggctTGGCATTGGAGATGGCTCTCAACAATGATGATTTTCCTGCATTAGGAAACCCCACCTGATAGGATatagatagaaaaaaaatgtattcatttgtgGTGCTGAAAAGCAATATGGCAAtgttattttcaaaattaaagttCTTTTTCTCACCAATCCAGCGTGGGCCATGGTGCGTAGTTCCAGCTGAAGGACCCTCTCTTCACCTGGCATTCCTGAGGTTGCTGTCATTGGGGCACGGTTCTCATTGGACAGAAAGAATCGATTCCCCTTTCCTCCGGCCCCTCCAAATACAGCCAGATATTCTTGTCCATGTTCAGAAAGGTCAATTATAGTTTTGCCCTGCTCTTTCACCACTGTGCCTAATGGTACCTTTATAAATGGAAAAACGTTATAGGCAAGGTTAGGAAGTGggttaataataaaaatgtgataTGATAAAAGTGTAAATTACATATCATTTATGATCAAATGTATGGACTTACAGAAATATAGGTTGAGTTGCCGTTTCGACCATAACAGTTCTTGCTGCCCCCTGATTGCCCATCCTCTCCCTTGTAAACAGGGAATACTTGCGCCAATGATTTGACAAACCGATCAGCTGAAAGCACGCAAATAAGGAATACAGATGGAAGTATATTTTTACATGACGCAGAATGGAGTGAGCTCTGTCAGCAAATGTGTTGACATAACACCTTTTTAAAGTAATTCTTAGAAAAGAAAATGCCTAAATATTTCTGATTCTTGACAGAAATCATAGTACATCCCAGCCAGGAGGGTGGCTAGCCCAGATCTTCAGCATACTTCATGCATGGGTTATAAAGATAAGATAGGGAAATTGTAGAATATAGATGGTAAACAGATTAAAGTTACTGTACATTCCATAAACCAGATGAAGGCCCAACTTACCCTTAATAATGATGcttcctccatcacctccatTCCCTCCATCCGGTCCTCCCCACTCTTTTCGGGGCtcactgtgaaagcagcaggcaCCTTTGCCTCCTGACCCAGCCATCAGCTTCACACGGCGGTGGTCGACAAAGTGACGGGTCTATGGGCCACATCAAGGAATAATCATACCTCAAACACACCTGATAGTTTGCAGGTCACCATCAACACAATACAAGGGTGAATGACTTGCCAAACGCAGTACTACAAATATTCAACAAGTGGTGGATCAGCTGTAGATTTATCTGAAACTAGTGTATTCTTAAGAGAATTTCACTAAGGAAAAAATGCTGATATAAATTTCAGAAGCAGTATCTGACATGTAATTCCTCCCTTGGTGAGATGTTTTGGGATATGGCtaatgatgataaaaatgaatataaaatattattctCTTTTGAGGATTTAAACAAGAAGCTAGTTTGAACATGGCCCTTTAGTTTCGACCACCTtacatggagacagacagaacaatTGATCCAACAAtatgaaagcattttttttgaTCAAGGGAAGACAGGTAGAGAGAATACTTCCTTTGTACAATTTAGCAATGAGGACATTAACATACATAAAAAGCAGTGGACTCACTCCAAACGTAACTTTGGACATTTTTGTCAAACTCTGTTTCAGTATTGGCACCACAAATAGATGTTGGGAAAAACTGATAACGCACAAATGGCTCAAACACATACCAGCTTCTTCTCGGAcagctctctcttcttctgGTCTCCTCGGACTTTGACTTTGGCGCATAGCGCACGGGAGGTGCTAACATCTCTGACACCAGCGGTAATTTTTAGTCTCAACAAAGCTGATACTGGAGAACTACCGTGACTGAACAAGCTCGGTTCGCTTACTCTAACCTCTTGTCCTAATATATATCCTGAGAGCCACCGAGGGGGTTTAACTCTCGACAACATCGCCAACATTACAGTGAAGTAGCTAGTTAGTTAGCTAACAACTGTTTAACAATGCCACCTCGACCGTTTGCTTCAATGCACGCAACGAGAAGCGaggaaaacattattttgatAACAGTTGGCAAAGGTTATACTGACTATTGAGGATTGTCAATATAACTTAgacaatatattttaaaaaatacgcAGCTAGTTGTCTAACCCTCATGCACAACATGCAACCCCTAGCAAGTACGGCACCCGTGAAGGGACAGTTTGCATACGCGATTCTTTTTCACGGTTTGCTTTTTTGGTCCTCTACCGCCACCTTCTGTGTTGGAGGGAGGGCAGCAAGAAATGTAAACTCCGAGCTTCAgtgatttgatgtttttgagttaagataagattataagaaaaaacatgtttctctgtttttccatgTGATATAATGGAACCAATATATTTTTTAGCCTAAAACAGTAATTTTTATTCATCACCATTGTGGGCGTGGTTGAAAGTCAAAGAGAGAATGATTGGCATGTGTTCAgtgaaactgaatctgaaaatgaattgcATCCCCCAAAAAAgcgttgtttttttcagttaataaaGATTGGCcagtcattaaaaacattaaatgagaATGCGTAATGCCATGTTCAGTTTTATTGGGAATTTTTGAGCATTTGCTAAGAGTAAACTTGTATCTTGTAAAGTGGGTCAGTTTTTTAAGGGTGTTAATTTCATACAGTATTTCAGCAGTTTTATAGTTTCCATTTTAATGCAATAATGTACTATATTGATGAGCTCGCTCAATATGTTAAAGCTGTAATGAAGAGGTTGGCAGTTCGCCTTTCATCAATGTCAAAATTTAAGTAATTTGTTTTCAGACTCTGTCTGTATAACTTCATTatctatatactgtatgtacgtAGATTTATGCAGAGACCATGTTTTCTGAGCTCTACATCCACACTGCTAAGAGTAAACTTGTAtcttcacccacacacattgcagaaaaaggaaaacgctgcaccatgtttgtgtgtatatgaatTATCAAAATGTTAGTGTTGATCACTTAACTATAGTATAATTAATTGGACTGTTATCACTCAATCATCtaaaagagtttctgtgttgtCTTTGCTTTAAAATATCTACACTATACCTCAGTGCCCCACTTTATCAAACCAGCCTTACCACTAAACCCAAAAACCCTGAATCAAGAAAAAGAAGCCATCTCGTTGGGTTTGAGAGTCCATCATGCTTTTAAACAGCAATTCATTTTCTTCCAAACTTTACACGGCCATGTTAATAGGTGTTGTGTCgtttcacaaaaacataattggTGTCAGTGAATGTTTATTGTAGTTGTGTCCAGACACATTTGCCAAAAATTGCCTGACTTCTGCTGAGCCCACCCTAAGGGAAGTCTGAATACTTATTTAAGGGCCGAAAAAGGTTAATAAAAAGTACATAATTTTAGTTTGAGGCATATTTTGTCGACATAAATGCCACTTTCCTACTGAGTAAATCACCTTAACTATAACCTAAAAAAATTAACAGGTATTGCAACACATCAGTACAGAAATGACCTGAAAACAGGCAATACTAAAACAAGTACACACGTTATACCTACTAACGACTACACTAATAAGTGATAATAATGGCATCATTTTCATGATGTGTGACCTCTGATATTTCCTTAATACACAAAATGCAGACATGCAAAAGGTGAACGtcagtttattttatataaCAAACAGTAACAAAAGACAGCAGAAAAGATCAGGCAATGCAGTCTTACAATAAATGAGTAGATAACATTCATATTTGGATTATACACACCAAACTTGACTTCTTCTcgctcactgtctctctttcactctctctagcatacatacagacacacacacactcacacaaacaaggCGTACCACCCACATCAGTGATGACACACAACAAAGAACTGGAAAAGACTCGCCATACATGCTCAGGTCATCgtaaaatgaaacactgacacagattcATTGTAGTATAGAGAAGCCTGTGATTGTCACTGTTGAGTGGTACATAGTTATTCAGCTGTTTGACAGCCAGGTATCTCCCATTCTTGATTAACCCTGCAAAATGACTGCAACTATTGTGTTAATTTACCCCTCTGAGGTAAGCTGAGTTATTACAGGATATACTGCAAAGCTGAACCCCCACAGTCACACTAATAATCCTTCTTACTGATCAaactagatagatagatagataatgAAATAACGAGTAAAATAAGGCATGTGTGCTTGTACACCATCCAAAAATTTGAAATTAACCTTCTGTACCcctttatcttattttttaacattatttcCTTTATCTAATACAATACAGATAGTTGATaaagttttcaaaaaaaaactgacgctttatgtttgtgaataaaataattttcttaAATATGATATGTCACTTGAAACCCACGACATAACatttaataacataaaaaataccAACCATAGTCTTTGCCATCATTATGTGTCAAGAAACCACAAAAAATGATACAAAGTGTAAGCTCATCATGAGAACCAATCTCACCATGACTGACTGAGTGTATTGCACTTATTGAAGTAGAGGTGCAGGACACATTACTGTTCTGTTCCTGTGTTACTTTGGCTTTTTGAGgatcatttgtaaaaaaaaaaaaaaacaaaaaaaaaacacacacacaaaaaaacagcctgAATTGCACTACAATACGAAATATGGAACAATACATATACTGTCACTGCAAAATAAAGTGCAGACAAAGTGGCAAtgtcttctaatgtaaaatccTTACTGAATGGCATCAGAGTAGTATAACACCTCTTCACTCTGCGCAACAACTGTTCTGTATGTCTGCACAGAGTAATGCCACTGAAAATACAGTGTCAAAAATACTACCACAATGTATGATTATCATGGACAATGATAAACACTTTTAAGTCTTGATCAGTCAGCTATCTATTGTGTAGACACATGtagaaagtgaaaacacataATGTTTGACCACACAGCAACACATCACAGTTTGACTAACACAAACAAACCCGCCTGATCAAGTCAGGTTCAAGGACCAACGTTTTCACCTTCATAAAATTAATTTCCATTATCGTGAGATATAACTGTGTCTCTACTAGGAATTAAAGCAAAAGCTGGACCTAGTCTATTAGATAAATATCAAGGAGCATCTCCCTCAAGGTCAATTAGCTTTTTATAGCCACAGTCTCACAAACCATGGACCTTCTCTGTGCACCAAAAtagaagaatgaaaaaagaagttgtacaataaaataaactataaaaGCAGGGGATAGGATAAAGACAAGTGAAAggcaaagatggaaaaaaaagatggggaTATAGGCAGGCTGCTGAGGCTTATAATGACTTTACTGCTCCTTTTTAGTACCTTAATTAATCCATATAGAAAGTTTATATTGACTGCCTTGATTCTACAAGCACCCTGACAATTTGCAGGGTAGCACGTCATGCCTTCATCTACCAACTACAACCTTGTAGCTTGCAAAATAGATAAAGAATGCATCACATTTGACCATTTTTTCTCAGCAAAAAGGATGATTAATGATTAATGGAAGGATAATAAATCTGATGCAGCCAGATCTTCTAATCCACAGCTGAGCCCAGCACATGTCATTTTCTTCCAACAGGACAATAATGTGGTACTTTATTGCTGATAATTTCCATACTGACCCTGCAATGTAAAATGATTTACACAGAGAAGTTGGATTGGATGTCATATGTTGTgttgttcattttttcttttcttttctgttacCACTGAGACAAGCATAAAGTACAAAAAAGGATATTTTGAAGTTACCCCATTATTCCTACTTGCAACTgctttccttatttttttttaatgcaaattaAAACAGGTATTTTAACCAGAAAATTTTAACTGGAAGATCTGATCACGGCATGAAGCACCTGTTGTACCAAGCAAAAGATAAAAGTCATTACTTCCTAATGTTTACtaactgaaatgtttaaaaggtACCTGTTCATATGCATAGGGCCTCTGCGTCTGTGCTCCAGGGCCTCCCTGGGAGGAGCGGTAGGAACCATACTGTTGGCTTTGACCCTGCTGATACTGAGAATACTGGGAGGATCCACCCTGGCCAGGTCCTGTGGTGGAAGGATTACACTCAATATGTTTGTtcattgtgtcttttctttatttctgtgtgaatgCACACAATAGTGCAGGTTATGGATTATTCTAACCGTATCCCTGTGGCTGTCCGGTGTAGCCTTGTTGAGAGGAGTACTGCTGCTGGCTGAATGTCTGCTGCTGGCCAGAGCTCTGCTGATACTGGGCCTGCTGTTGACTGTACTGAGAGTTACCTGCAGGTATACATGCATTGGTACATATGTCAGCTATTAAGTCTGTGAGTTAGTACTTAGTACAACAGTTTTGGTTGGAGGCACCTGGGAAAAGTGTGAAGTGTGAAGTAGCAGGAAAATATACCTAAAACACATGGTTTGATGTTACAAAATGAATAACTGTTACCTCCTTCATAGTAATGCTGTGAAGACTCATCAAAGGACCTGTCGTAACCTTGCTCACCATATGAAGACTGTTGATAGGAGTATTCCCCATGACCTGTAGAGAACACGATTCAACACATACGAAAATTCCTCCGCAAGGGCAAAATCCACTTACGTAcagaagagaaataaataatcagAATTTGAAGCTGAAACGTTCAGAATatatgtggaaaaagaaaattacaagcacaaacattttttcaagGTTTCTCACTTCAACATTATgcacaaagcacaaagaaacaccCTGGATGAAGTTTGCGCTCTCTCCTCAACACACTGCTATAGCACCCTCTGAAATCTGAAATTTCGGCACACCAAAGGGGACAgtatggacacagacacagtgggaGGAAACAGAATTGAGACCAATGTTAGTCTTTTGCAAATTTTTTCAATATTCTCCATCTCCCACAATTAGATAAAAAGACAATGACTGGGCAGAAGAGCTGAAGCTTCAGCACTCTAGTAAATATTGCTCAGGCCTGTGGGATAGTGATAAAAGGAAATGGCATGACCTGTAATGgggatttgtgtgtttgagagctgtgtgtataagGTTTATGGATGTGCATGATTACCATCAGGGTAATACTGCTGGTTTATGGGCTCGCTGGAGCTCTGAGTGTGTCCATACTGCTCTCCGTAGAACTCGTCTTGTCCCATGTACTGCTGTGCAGATCCTGCAAGACAGGCGACACCACGATTGGTTAAACAGTTGGAGACTAACGGGGCTGCGCCAGAACACTTGGGCAATTTAGTCAGTCTTAAGGGGTGTGTGAGcatataatgaaataatgaaagacGAAAAGAAAGGATTTTAACAGACAATATTATTGACAACCTTCTTGGAAGTCATCATTTAGCAGtgaagcaaaaataataataataaaatttaatAGAGTGAATTAATATTATATGCTTTTAATCATAATTGAATAATGTAGAATTTTAGTGGTGATgattttccaaggctgggggaaataataatatgaataaCGCTAGTTCAGGCCAACTCAAATTTTAGAAACACTAATTAAAGTGGAGCGACTCCAATAAATAATTCCATGAAAAATTATAGGAGATGTAattttgaggagaaaatgaggatTACAGAAAGCCAGTTATCAGGGAGAATCTGATCTCTGCTTGGTGGTGGTGTGCAGAAACTCCAGATTCCACTCCTTCCCTTTCCCTTTATATTTTATCTAACAAACTCCAACAGAACAAAAACTCTCTGGAAGACGTATCAAAGAGCCGTGCACAGTCTAATCTTCTTTTCAAACCACAATGGACCCAAAAGTTTCCAAATGCATAAATGAGCTGTAGCAcgaaaaacattttcatgttaaCTTCTGCGACAATGGCAAAACTATTTCACAGCAACATATCtgatatttcccaaaatgaccAAGGAGCCACAATTCATAGAGGAGCCCTAGCAACAGCCCCACAACCAATCAGGGTACGGCTGGGCGAGTCACCCAGCTTAACTATGGACACAAGAATTCCATAACATTGTTCTATCTGGAAATACTTCACCCAGTCATGCAAGGATAATAGTGTACCAGGTTGAATGAGGACTTACAACCATGGCCTGTTGCCCTGGAAACAGTATTCCATCCTTTTTATATATCAGAGTTACTATGTGCCTAGTCTTCAAAAGACATAACAGGACAGGGTGGAGCTATTATTAGGCACATGCTGACATTGCACAAGGACTGTAAGTGATTTACAGAGACAGGAACCTAATGTGACTAGAGTGATACATCTTCAATCTGCTTCTTAAAGCTGCAGGAAGGCAACTGGGATAGATTAATTTGCAGACATTTAATATTACTCTCTCTTTACAATCTTTAATTAATATCACGATGCCATGAAAATGCAAACTTAGCTATTCTAACAATCCGGAAACTTAGAGACTGGCATCCAGAGCCACACTTGGAAACCGGTTGACAGTACAAGCAGTCCCCCATGCACACATCCATCTATGCACTTTAGCactcaaacacaccacaaacaaactCACTGAGCCCACTGCTAAACCAAAGTAGCACGGAGGAGTCTTACCACCTACCTTGCTGCGAAGAGCGGTAGGATCCAATGGGCCTCTGAGACATCATACTGTTTCCTTGACTGCCCTGACCCATCATGCCCATGGCCTGCTGTCCCTGATAGTGTGGGCCCCCAGCCTGGGCTGAGGAGTAGTGCGGAGTGGCAGATTGTTGGTGCATCATGGAGACTAGGAAGGAGGTGGGATTATGGGGGGAGAGATCTCATACATTAATATACACAGATAAACTCTATGCGTGTATCAGCATTAGCATTCAACAGCATACAGAACATTCAGGGAACTGAGACTGGCAGAAATGTGCATAATtaaactgacaaataaacaactgCAGAAGGAGGTCCATGGCAATAGGGGCACAGGAAAAAGCCAAAAGGGGCCCATAGCAGTCAGGGGTCTGCTCTGAAGtataaatgcaaacaaagcCAGTGAAGTCAGTGCATAAACAGAGgtacagtaaatacacacagacatccagGGAGAGGAGGGCTGCATCtcagggtcaggggtcagagaTTAGAAGAAGTAAAGCCTGGAGcagaaggaagaaaggaggaggcagGACACCTCTCTGATGAACTGAATGTGTCTGGTTATTTTGATGGTTACACTGGACTAGGAGGGAATTTACACATTGATGAATGCAGATATGCATCTAAGAAAATGCTTTTTAAGCAAGATTAAGGGGGAGTTTGTCAGGAACACATTCAGAGACATTTCAGAAATCATCCAACTGTTTTACCATATGGTTTCTACCTCACCCCAAACACTTGAAAGGCATTACTTTCATCACTCCCTTCCGCTCACATTTTTACTGCCAAATCTTGCATTAAACCCAAGTAACAAGATAAATAACAAATTATGAGTGTGGTTTATGGAAATTCGTTGCTTTGGAGTGTTCATTCCATAAGCCTGAAAGTATTCCATCCCATTAAAATTCCAATTTCTGATTACTTAGCTTTTCTATACCTGGCTCACCTTGGTTGGACTGCATGTTGAGGTTGctgcgggaggaggaggaagaggaggatgaggatgtggaggaagaggaagagccATAGGCAGGACCAGGGCCCTGGATCATGCTGCCCTGGGAGGAAGGCGCAGCATGGCTGTAGCCGGAGGCTGAGGCCGAGCTACCGTAGCTGCTGGCTGGCAGGCTGAGGGATGTGGAGGGAATAGCCGACTGCACCTGACCAGACTGCTGCTGCATGGGAGCATGGCTGGGGCCTGACGACACACACGCATAGTCAGAGCAGCCAGCACACGTTCCCATGTGCTACCATGTCATGTTAATCATGGACCCACATTCAGTTCATCTTTACAGGAAGCTTGCATGGCTATACAAGGATAGAGTAATGAGTgttaatggtgtgtgtgtaaatggattAGAAAAATTAAGAAAGCAAATGTTGCTATAGCTGCAAACAAACGTGAACTATAAGATTATTCTAGCTGAACACAAGAGCACAGATACTTGCAGACAATAAAGAAGAGAGGCACTGTGACAGAcaggacatgttgctgtgtCTGCAGACAAACATGCAGCAAAGTCACGATCAGACAGGCACTCAAGGCAGAGGATAGACAACaagatggagctgtgtgtgtgtgcacacagagtCTGGGTCTGTGCGGAAAATAATGTTCACGTGGACCAGAGTTAATctgtaaaatgcacatttatgATGAACCCTCACCATTGCTCATTTGGCTCTGCATCATTGATGTAGGGGGCAGTCCAGGTGCCATGCTATCACTGAGGTTGCTTGGAGCATGTCCCCCGCTCTGTCCCATTCCTCCAGGACCCATGGACATACTAGGAGTGGGAGGCTAAAAGTTGAGAGGCATGTTAACTAACGGCACTGGCAGTCAAAACTGAATGACAATGTGGTCATTAAGGTTTTTTTCACACCATCCCTCTATATTGGTTGGATGGCAGGAGCACAATGATGGGAAATCTGCTATGCTACATTTTCCTGAAGGACTCACCGCAGGTAGTAGTGACTGCATGTTCTGATTTGAATCTGCTATTGTGGCCAAGTAAACAAGATTTCTGTGCAGGATCTGCTGATACCTGTCAAAAgggaaatgaaacacagctgtaCTTAATCAAATTTGTTTTAATATGACATTTACAAGGCATAGGTtgggaagaaaacaaaagaacactTACTGTGTGCATTCAGCTGTCTTTCCTTTGCTTTGGTAATCCATTATACATTGTATTAAATGATGATTTTCATCCAGCATCTTTGGGAGACAACAAAACTTCAGTTCACAGAATGTCAAGTGTAAATTATACACATTAATATGTCCTATTAAGACATTACAGTGTTGTCCTGGATTCTCAGAACTTCAATCAGCctggaacatttttttctgggtcagttttgtcttcttttttttttcttcataatgGAGCTAAATGAAGCATCAGCTTCTCGCAGCCTTTATTTAGGACATCATTGGAAAGTCCCTGTTTCAAGGATGAGTAGTGCGTTTTTATCAGAAACATTCGTATAAACGGTTCAATcaaggaaaaaaagcagctgccCGTATTGCTCAGTTTCACTCCCTCCTACACTAACCTGCCTTTCTCTGTGTATTTCCAATACATTTATATATGTAATTTATTTGCAACAAAGCGGGTGTCCACAAGAACAAATTAAACCTAAGAGGACGCTGTCTGCCAAGGAATTGCCACCTATACCTAATAAAATCCGGCAAAGGTGTTATGCTTTAAAATTCGTGGAAACAAGTCTCAAAATCTAAAGCCGATCTAtatcacatacaaaaaaaaatattcatcacTCGTCGGGAAAAAGAAGCGAGAATAACAGCATGACAGGGATCCAGCCGGTGTTGAGCGTATAAAGCTGTCGCCTACATCACCGTCACGGCTTTGTTTGGTTCGCACCTTCAATTGACTGTAACGTTACAATACCAGTTGCCATTTCTACTGATATTCACCACAGGCTACTTTCTCTGCACTAGCGGCGGACCGCACACTCCCATCCAGACTAGAATATTTAATAACAAACGCCGGGGCGCATCAAGATTTTTTACCTTTTGAATCGTTTGCTGTGTCACCTCCCCTTTACTCCTGGGGCGCGCCGATGAAAATGCCACCGACATTTTGTCATATGTGAAATAAAAGCGCTTCTTTTATTCTAATATTTATTATCTTGAGCGCTGCCCTCTATTTGGTTTCATAGTTTCTCCATTACTAGGAGATGGGGGTATTGACAAAGCCGCCGCTCTGTCGTCGAGGAAGGAAAACgagaaaacactggatttcTCTGAACTTAATTAAACATAAGATTTTGCTACTTGTATTATTTACGGTCTGCGCgcaaatattcacacacataatAAACTGTAACATGATAGTTGAAAATCCCTCTCCCTCAGTTTTTGGTATAGCCCAGACAGTGAGTAGCCTACCACTTTCCACTCACTGTAGACGGGGTATCCTTTGATTCATGAAAGCCAATCAGTCCACATTGTACTCGCTGCTTGGTGCGCCAAAGCTCCGAGAAACAAATTGTGAAGAGCGCTGGCAAAAGTTGTTTTTAGCGCCTTCAGAAAAATTTGAATGCCACATTGTGATACCACACACTCGTGCTCATATTTGTGATGATACCACAATGCACCTGACACCCACCCAGCAGTTTAAGTTAATTGGACATCGTTTGTATTATGTTGAGGAACAAAAACTCTTGTATTAAAACACAAGGAATCCGTCCTAAACAATGGGATGGTCCCACCCAAGCTTTCCACGTATTATGATCACTCCTCCACATGTCAAAGACTAATACAATATAATGTGTAGAAGCCTTAAAGCC
Coding sequences within it:
- the LOC121199582 gene encoding calcium-responsive transactivator-like, which codes for MSVAFSSARPRSKGEVTQQTIQKMLDENHHLIQCIMDYQSKGKTAECTQYQQILHRNLVYLATIADSNQNMQSLLPAPPTPSMSMGPGGMGQSGGHAPSNLSDSMAPGLPPTSMMQSQMSNGPSHAPMQQQSGQVQSAIPSTSLSLPASSYGSSASASGYSHAAPSSQGSMIQGPGPAYGSSSSSTSSSSSSSSSRSNLNMQSNQVSMMHQQSATPHYSSAQAGGPHYQGQQAMGMMGQGSQGNSMMSQRPIGSYRSSQQGSAQQYMGQDEFYGEQYGHTQSSSEPINQQYYPDGHGEYSYQQSSYGEQGYDRSFDESSQHYYEGGNSQYSQQQAQYQQSSGQQQTFSQQQYSSQQGYTGQPQGYGPGQGGSSQYSQYQQGQSQQYGSYRSSQGGPGAQTQRPYAYEQGQYGNYQQ
- the mtg2 gene encoding mitochondrial ribosome-associated GTPase 2 — protein: MLAMLSRVKPPRWLSGYILGQEVRVSEPSLFSHGSSPVSALLRLKITAGVRDVSTSRALCAKVKVRGDQKKRELSEKKLTRHFVDHRRVKLMAGSGGKGACCFHSEPRKEWGGPDGGNGGDGGSIIIKADRFVKSLAQVFPVYKGEDGQSGGSKNCYGRNGNSTYISVPLGTVVKEQGKTIIDLSEHGQEYLAVFGGAGGKGNRFFLSNENRAPMTATSGMPGEERVLQLELRTMAHAGLVGFPNAGKSSLLRAISNAKPAVAAYPFTTLNPHVGIVNYRDHEQVAVADIPGIIRGAHLNRGLGISFLRHIERCRFLLFVLDLSTPEPWTQLQHLRYELDQYEPGLSQRPQAIIANKMDLPEAREKLETLRSHVTKRVIPVSALTGQNTEELILHLRELYDGYFQGEGGEERKPTR